One region of Mucilaginibacter gotjawali genomic DNA includes:
- a CDS encoding BT_3928 family protein — protein sequence MTNTKTTPWWIWACRIFVGVLFIFSGLVKINDPLGFSYKLEEYFDVLHLTFFTPFSLYIAIILCSLEIILGFGLLIGARSANVAWGLLLLTIFFGFLTFYSAYFKVVQTCGCFGDAIPLTPWQSFSKDMFLLLLVIVLFKNRKKIKPFASKKAGDQLLIGATVIAVGLGVYTYNFLPVIDFLAYKVGANIPDEMKTPPGAKPDEYEQTYTLKNKKTGATKVMNNTEYMSSNIWKDNDWSVVGTPESRLVKKGFSPKIQDLTISDAQGTDYTKELLTNPYLNMVIVAYDLRHTDADALARLNATAINLQNDYHTRTVMLTSNSAQYSEAFSKQHHLAFEIFYADEVPLKTMVRANPGIFLLKNGTIINKWHYHSMPNYDVLVKDYFQQ from the coding sequence ATGACTAATACTAAAACAACACCATGGTGGATATGGGCATGCAGAATATTTGTTGGCGTGCTGTTTATTTTCTCGGGCCTGGTAAAAATTAATGATCCGCTGGGCTTCTCGTATAAACTGGAAGAATATTTCGACGTACTGCACCTCACCTTTTTTACGCCTTTTTCGCTTTATATTGCCATTATCCTGTGCTCGCTGGAGATTATATTAGGTTTTGGGCTGCTTATTGGCGCACGTTCGGCAAATGTTGCCTGGGGATTGCTGCTGCTGACGATTTTCTTTGGCTTTTTAACTTTTTATTCGGCCTATTTTAAAGTGGTGCAAACCTGCGGTTGTTTTGGGGATGCTATCCCGTTAACGCCGTGGCAGTCTTTCAGTAAGGATATGTTTTTGCTGCTGCTGGTGATTGTCCTTTTTAAAAACCGTAAAAAGATAAAACCGTTTGCTTCAAAAAAAGCAGGGGATCAATTATTAATAGGCGCAACTGTAATAGCTGTAGGGTTGGGTGTGTATACCTATAACTTTTTGCCGGTGATCGATTTCCTGGCGTATAAAGTTGGCGCCAATATTCCGGATGAAATGAAAACTCCTCCTGGCGCCAAGCCTGATGAGTATGAGCAAACTTATACCCTGAAAAATAAAAAAACAGGTGCAACTAAGGTGATGAACAACACCGAATACATGAGCAGCAATATCTGGAAAGATAACGACTGGTCGGTTGTGGGTACGCCGGAAAGCCGGTTGGTAAAAAAAGGTTTTAGCCCAAAAATCCAGGACCTTACCATCAGCGATGCCCAGGGAACTGATTACACCAAAGAACTGTTAACCAATCCTTACCTCAATATGGTAATTGTAGCCTATGATCTGCGCCATACGGATGCTGATGCACTGGCTCGGTTAAATGCGACTGCCATCAACCTGCAAAACGATTACCATACGCGTACCGTGATGCTTACCTCAAACTCCGCGCAATATTCGGAGGCATTCAGCAAACAGCACCACCTGGCTTTTGAAATTTTTTATGCTGATGAGGTGCCCCTAAAAACGATGGTGAGGGCTAACCCGGGCATATTTTTATTAAAAAATGGAACCATCATCAACAAATGGCACTACCATTCCATGCCTAATTATGATGTGCTGGTAAAAGACTATTTTCAGCAATAA
- a CDS encoding AAA family ATPase: MKITKLELKNFKRFDDLTIDLTSLAEPAKLVLLIGTNGSGKSSVFDAFEYVNKLVRSDIKINDDLSKSSYYNKNTKKSMK; encoded by the coding sequence ATGAAGATTACGAAGCTGGAATTAAAGAATTTTAAACGTTTTGATGATTTGACCATTGATTTAACATCTTTAGCTGAACCCGCCAAACTTGTTTTATTGATTGGTACAAATGGTTCAGGTAAATCTTCTGTGTTTGATGCTTTTGAATATGTCAACAAGCTAGTTAGAAGTGATATTAAAATTAATGATGATTTGTCAAAATCTTCCTATTATAATAAGAATACAAAAAAAAGTATGAAATAG
- a CDS encoding AAA family ATPase — MTFNDDRSFHSNFFLVNNNEIPDNAFYGRTSFRQVPKLTRTASGQVSVSFEKDSDRPKTFIDYDNRFENDIEKISSSILTDLFGQNSTQQILESYINPINRAFENIFGAEDGLRIRLLSIKPPLDGKIAEILFQKGNSNIQYDYLSSGEKEIFNILLDLLVRKEYFQDAVYFLDEIDLHLNTALQKNLLKEITENWVPNICQLWTASHSLGFIEYANATENAAIIDFDNLNFDVPQVILPSTKNNADIFEIAVSKEFLANIFEGKTLVFSENTDTSLYNNLKIKDTIFLVGRNKADVFFKTKNNANYNGLIDRDYLTDEERNSVLTAYKKLYILDYYSIENYLYHPDNLEEFYHSKGNEFDKTGYMASIKNERKLVRDKILLGILRARESYSFFREEKPKVIRTDEEMILQMLDADDFETFYKVFPAKDYGTGIKERQNLNPADLAKTKWFKAKIEEVLKK; from the coding sequence GTGACTTTTAATGATGATAGATCATTTCACAGTAATTTCTTTTTAGTAAATAATAACGAAATTCCGGATAATGCTTTTTATGGTAGAACTAGTTTCCGACAGGTTCCCAAATTAACAAGAACAGCTTCCGGTCAGGTTAGTGTGTCTTTTGAAAAAGATTCTGATCGTCCAAAGACATTTATTGATTACGACAATCGTTTTGAAAATGATATTGAGAAGATTTCTTCATCAATATTAACAGATTTATTTGGACAGAATTCAACGCAACAAATACTCGAAAGCTATATAAATCCGATTAATCGAGCCTTTGAAAATATTTTTGGCGCAGAGGACGGTTTAAGGATCAGACTGCTTTCAATTAAACCACCATTAGATGGAAAAATAGCAGAGATACTATTCCAGAAAGGTAATTCTAATATTCAATACGATTACTTAAGCAGTGGCGAAAAAGAGATTTTCAATATTCTCCTTGATTTACTTGTTCGCAAAGAGTATTTCCAGGATGCCGTTTACTTTTTAGATGAAATAGATCTCCATTTAAATACTGCGTTGCAAAAAAATCTATTAAAAGAAATCACAGAAAACTGGGTTCCCAATATTTGTCAGTTATGGACAGCCAGCCATTCTTTGGGGTTTATAGAATATGCAAATGCCACAGAAAATGCAGCAATCATTGACTTTGACAACCTGAATTTTGACGTGCCGCAGGTTATCCTTCCATCAACAAAGAATAATGCTGATATTTTTGAAATCGCAGTAAGCAAAGAGTTTTTAGCTAATATATTCGAAGGAAAAACGCTGGTGTTTTCAGAAAATACCGATACTTCGTTATATAATAATCTCAAAATAAAAGACACCATATTTCTCGTAGGTAGGAATAAAGCAGACGTTTTTTTCAAAACAAAAAACAACGCTAATTACAACGGTTTAATTGATCGTGATTATTTAACTGACGAAGAAAGAAATAGCGTACTAACTGCGTATAAGAAACTATATATTCTTGATTATTACTCGATTGAGAATTATTTATACCATCCCGATAACCTTGAAGAGTTCTATCATTCTAAAGGAAACGAATTCGACAAGACAGGCTATATGGCGTCAATTAAAAATGAACGAAAATTAGTCAGAGATAAAATTCTGCTTGGCATTCTCCGTGCAAGGGAAAGTTATTCATTCTTCAGAGAAGAAAAGCCTAAAGTTATTAGGACAGACGAGGAAATGATATTGCAAATGTTAGATGCTGATGATTTCGAAACATTCTACAAGGTATTTCCGGCCAAGGACTATGGAACAGGAATTAAAGAGCGTCAAAATTTAAATCCAGCTGATCTCGCAAAAACTAAATGGTTTAAAGCTAAGATTGAAGAAGTTCTTAAAAAATGA
- a CDS encoding ABC transporter permease, translated as MIRYLIRKFFYGSAVMLGIVVVVFFLFNILPVDPARMTQGQRADVQSLQAIRKEFGLDKPIPVQFLYYLNDLSPIGFHLNNQQEQQQYHYVKLFPVSSVRVLALKWPYLRRSYQTHKEVAQLLIEVIPNTLVLATTAMIFAIIIGVFFGVLSAVHQHTWIDKLAIGISTLGISAPSFFAGIIIAWIFGFELSKYTGLNMSGSLYTYDPFKGEVITWRNLVLPMVTLGLRPLAIIVQLTRNAMLDELGKDYIRTARAKGLSENAIVYRHALKNALNPVITAIANWFASLLAGSFFVEYVFGYNGLGKTTVDALEMSDFPVVMGSILFIAFIFVVINILVDIIYVWIDPRVKLS; from the coding sequence ATGATCCGCTACCTCATCCGCAAGTTTTTTTATGGCTCGGCAGTAATGCTGGGCATTGTGGTAGTGGTTTTTTTTCTGTTCAATATTTTACCGGTTGACCCGGCGCGCATGACGCAGGGGCAACGGGCGGATGTACAGTCGCTTCAGGCTATCCGCAAAGAATTTGGTTTGGATAAACCTATCCCGGTGCAATTTCTATACTACCTGAACGATCTTTCACCTATCGGCTTTCACCTTAACAACCAGCAAGAACAGCAGCAATATCATTATGTAAAATTGTTCCCGGTTTCATCCGTAAGGGTGCTGGCGCTCAAATGGCCCTACCTGAGGCGTTCTTATCAAACCCATAAGGAAGTAGCCCAATTATTGATAGAAGTAATACCCAACACGCTGGTGCTGGCTACAACGGCCATGATATTTGCCATAATTATCGGTGTTTTCTTTGGCGTATTGAGTGCGGTGCATCAGCATACCTGGATCGATAAACTGGCCATCGGGATTTCTACGCTGGGTATTTCCGCGCCTTCTTTTTTCGCGGGCATTATTATCGCCTGGATCTTCGGCTTCGAGTTATCCAAATACACCGGCCTAAATATGTCAGGCAGTTTATATACTTACGATCCGTTTAAAGGTGAAGTGATCACCTGGCGCAACCTGGTTTTGCCTATGGTTACCCTCGGCTTAAGGCCTTTGGCTATCATTGTGCAACTTACCCGAAACGCCATGCTGGACGAACTGGGAAAGGATTATATCCGTACCGCCAGGGCCAAAGGTTTAAGTGAAAACGCGATAGTTTATCGCCATGCCTTGAAAAACGCCCTGAACCCTGTTATTACCGCTATCGCCAACTGGTTTGCTTCATTGCTGGCCGGTTCCTTTTTTGTAGAATATGTTTTTGGCTATAACGGGTTGGGGAAAACAACGGTCGATGCCCTGGAAATGTCGGATTTCCCGGTAGTAATGGGCTCCATTTTATTTATTGCCTTTATTTTTGTGGTGATTAATATTTTGGTGGATATTATTTATGTTTGGATTGACCCGCGGGTGAAGCTGTCTTAG
- a CDS encoding shikimate kinase yields MSEKKIKDGPGIIFLVGFMGCGKTTLGRKLANRLGYAFMDLDHILEAQEGMTIAEYFAKHGEDAFRKLESEVLKQTQYPEHAVVSTGGGLPCFFDHMDWMNAHGKTIYIKLSPKTLASRLENEKEERPLLRQHHGEALVTFIADKLTEREPFYSRATVIADGLSLTAEKVEELLRIKAI; encoded by the coding sequence GTGTCTGAAAAAAAAATAAAAGATGGGCCGGGCATCATTTTCCTGGTTGGTTTTATGGGATGTGGCAAAACCACTTTAGGGCGTAAACTGGCAAACAGGCTGGGTTATGCGTTTATGGATCTCGACCATATCCTTGAAGCACAGGAAGGAATGACCATTGCCGAGTACTTTGCCAAACATGGCGAGGATGCTTTCCGCAAGCTGGAATCAGAAGTTTTAAAGCAAACCCAATATCCCGAACATGCCGTTGTTTCCACAGGCGGCGGCTTGCCCTGCTTTTTTGACCATATGGATTGGATGAATGCGCACGGTAAAACTATCTACATCAAATTATCCCCCAAAACTTTGGCCAGTCGCCTTGAAAACGAAAAAGAAGAACGGCCGCTGTTGCGCCAGCACCACGGCGAAGCGCTGGTTACTTTTATTGCTGATAAGTTAACGGAAAGAGAACCTTTTTATAGCCGGGCAACAGTTATTGCTGATGGATTGAGTTTGACGGCGGAGAAGGTGGAGGAGTTATTAAGAATCAAGGCCATTTAG
- a CDS encoding phosphoribosyltransferase family protein: protein MPDKQLLILNSQQIQQKIDRIAYQILEDNFDEDEILIAGILPGGNKIAERLKTILEKIAPFRIRLLAIKLDKFSPFLKAEINFDVQDCSNKVIILVDDVLNSGKALAYGFGVFRDVPLKKFRTAVLVDRNHKNFPITTDFAGIALSTVLKEHVEVVLDEEGEEDGAYLR, encoded by the coding sequence ATGCCAGATAAACAACTCCTGATATTAAACAGCCAGCAGATCCAGCAAAAGATTGACCGGATAGCTTACCAGATACTGGAAGATAATTTTGATGAAGATGAAATTCTGATCGCCGGCATATTACCTGGCGGCAATAAAATTGCGGAAAGATTAAAGACTATCCTTGAAAAGATCGCTCCATTTAGGATCAGGCTGCTTGCCATTAAATTAGACAAATTCAGCCCTTTTTTAAAGGCAGAGATCAATTTTGATGTGCAGGACTGCAGCAACAAAGTAATTATTTTAGTAGACGATGTTTTAAACAGCGGCAAAGCGCTGGCTTATGGATTTGGTGTTTTCCGGGATGTCCCTCTAAAAAAATTCCGCACGGCTGTTTTGGTCGATCGTAACCATAAAAACTTCCCCATCACCACTGATTTTGCCGGGATAGCCCTGTCTACTGTATTAAAAGAACATGTAGAAGTAGTTTTGGATGAAGAGGGTGAAGAGGATGGCGCTTATTTGAGGTAA
- the rlmD gene encoding 23S rRNA (uracil(1939)-C(5))-methyltransferase RlmD, whose translation MNQLAKQRFFEDITIIDIAEEGKGVAKSDDFVIFVDKGVPGDIADVEVYRRKKNFGEGKITELKKPSEYRTEAFCEHFGTCGGCKWQHMTYAAQLKFKQKSVADALTRIAKIEVDRMTPIVPSPADKYYRNKLEYTFSNKRWLTDGENRTDEALNMNALGFHIPGRFDKILDINHCWLQAEPSNSLRNRIRDFVIAHDYRFYDLKAHSGTLRNLIIRTSSTGETMVIVVFAFADEQEIKQLMGFINGEFPEITSLLYIINQKKNDTIFDQDVIAYKGPEFIYEEMEGIKFRIGPKSFYQTNSIQALKLYEITRDFAGFKGDELVYDLYTGAGTIANFIARSVKEVVGIEYVPSAIEDAKINSAINNISNTKFFAGDMKDVLAADFVAEHGKPDVIITDPPRAGMHPDVVTRLMEIEAEKIVYVSCNAATQARDLLVLKEKYDTVKIQPVDMFPHTQHVENVILLVLRS comes from the coding sequence ATGAACCAGCTAGCAAAACAGCGTTTTTTTGAAGACATCACGATCATCGACATCGCCGAAGAAGGCAAGGGCGTAGCCAAATCAGACGATTTCGTCATATTCGTAGATAAGGGAGTGCCCGGGGATATTGCCGATGTGGAAGTTTACCGCCGCAAAAAAAACTTTGGCGAAGGCAAAATTACCGAGCTCAAAAAACCGTCCGAATACCGCACCGAAGCATTCTGCGAACATTTTGGCACCTGCGGCGGCTGCAAATGGCAGCATATGACCTATGCCGCACAATTAAAATTCAAGCAAAAATCAGTTGCTGATGCATTAACCAGGATTGCGAAAATTGAGGTAGATAGGATGACGCCCATTGTGCCCTCCCCTGCTGATAAATACTACCGCAACAAACTGGAATACACTTTTAGCAACAAACGCTGGCTGACTGACGGCGAAAACCGCACCGATGAGGCATTAAATATGAATGCCCTGGGATTCCATATACCGGGCCGCTTTGATAAGATCCTTGATATTAACCATTGCTGGCTGCAGGCCGAGCCTTCCAATAGCCTGCGAAACAGGATACGGGATTTTGTAATAGCGCATGACTACAGGTTTTACGACCTGAAGGCACACAGCGGCACCTTACGCAACCTGATCATCCGTACGTCATCAACGGGCGAAACAATGGTTATCGTAGTTTTTGCTTTTGCTGATGAACAGGAAATCAAACAACTGATGGGCTTTATCAACGGGGAATTCCCTGAAATAACTTCCCTGCTGTATATCATCAATCAAAAAAAGAATGATACCATTTTTGACCAGGACGTGATTGCCTATAAAGGGCCGGAGTTTATTTACGAGGAGATGGAAGGTATTAAATTCCGGATCGGGCCAAAGTCATTTTATCAAACCAACTCCATCCAGGCACTAAAACTATACGAAATTACCCGCGATTTTGCAGGCTTTAAAGGCGATGAACTGGTTTATGACTTGTACACCGGCGCAGGTACCATCGCCAACTTTATTGCCCGCAGCGTAAAGGAAGTGGTGGGTATTGAATATGTGCCTTCGGCGATAGAAGACGCCAAGATCAATTCGGCCATCAATAACATCAGCAATACCAAATTTTTTGCCGGCGACATGAAAGATGTACTGGCGGCTGATTTTGTAGCCGAACATGGTAAACCGGATGTCATCATTACCGATCCGCCTCGTGCAGGCATGCACCCGGATGTAGTAACCCGGTTGATGGAAATTGAGGCCGAAAAAATAGTATACGTAAGCTGCAATGCCGCCACCCAGGCCCGCGATCTGCTGGTATTGAAGGAGAAATACGATACGGTTAAAATTCAGCCGGTTGATATGTTCCCACATACACAACACGTGGAGAATGTTATTTTGCTGGTGTTAAGGAGTTGA
- the creD gene encoding cell envelope integrity protein CreD encodes MIEQSEPALQPKQSTWAQDSILIKLGVITIIILLLLIPSAWIQSLVTDREGYQQENLKNVADKWAGSQLVQGPVMALPYRKLVTENNSAGKPVTHEVTKTLYILPQTLNMKAGIQTEQYSSGIYDAIVYNSNVNVTGSFNQPDLSELSIDPATVQYDKAKLIFSISDLKGLKNNPVVSIQGQNYTPEPSENENMPITNGLQVNFPLQKEHGFNFSYQLDLKGSNTLNFLDIGKTTGVEVYSTWKHPDFNGRYLPDTRTVNDKGLNAKWQMLYYNRPFPQQWTDGDSVLTNKKALADAVIGVKLQLPIDQYRKILRTTKYSTLIILLTFVSLFLAEMIKKERIHLFNYTLIGAAMVVYYTLLLSFAEQIGYNYAYLLSSLSTIGLIAIFTSSLLKNRKVALLFAFILTVFYGFIFIIIQLEELSLLFGSVALFIIIATLMYFSRKINWYKH; translated from the coding sequence ATGATAGAACAATCAGAACCAGCACTACAACCAAAACAAAGTACCTGGGCCCAGGATTCCATTTTAATTAAGTTAGGCGTTATTACCATAATTATCCTGCTTTTGCTGATCCCATCGGCCTGGATCCAAAGCCTGGTAACCGACCGCGAAGGCTACCAGCAGGAAAACCTGAAGAATGTTGCCGACAAATGGGCCGGCAGCCAACTGGTGCAGGGCCCTGTTATGGCGCTGCCCTACCGAAAATTGGTTACCGAAAACAATAGCGCGGGCAAACCGGTTACGCACGAAGTAACCAAAACCTTATATATTTTGCCGCAAACGCTTAACATGAAAGCAGGTATTCAAACAGAGCAATACAGCAGCGGGATTTATGACGCTATTGTTTACAACTCAAATGTAAACGTAACAGGCAGTTTTAATCAACCCGATTTAAGTGAATTAAGTATCGACCCTGCTACTGTTCAATACGATAAAGCCAAACTGATATTCAGTATTTCGGACCTGAAAGGGTTAAAGAATAACCCGGTGGTAAGCATCCAGGGGCAGAACTATACGCCCGAACCATCTGAAAACGAAAATATGCCCATTACTAACGGCCTGCAGGTAAATTTTCCGCTGCAAAAGGAACACGGTTTTAATTTCAGTTACCAGCTCGACCTTAAAGGCAGCAATACGCTTAACTTCCTCGATATTGGTAAAACAACCGGTGTGGAAGTTTACAGCACCTGGAAGCACCCGGATTTTAACGGGCGTTACCTGCCGGATACCCGCACCGTTAACGATAAAGGGCTAAATGCAAAATGGCAGATGCTTTACTACAACCGCCCGTTCCCGCAACAGTGGACCGATGGCGACTCGGTATTAACCAATAAAAAAGCCCTGGCTGATGCCGTTATAGGCGTTAAGCTCCAGCTGCCTATTGACCAGTACCGCAAAATTTTGCGCACCACTAAATACTCAACGCTTATCATCCTGCTCACCTTTGTTTCACTGTTTCTTGCCGAAATGATCAAAAAGGAGCGCATTCACTTATTCAACTATACTTTAATCGGCGCGGCTATGGTGGTGTATTATACCCTGCTGTTGTCGTTTGCCGAACAGATCGGGTATAATTACGCCTATCTGTTGTCGTCGCTCTCTACCATCGGGCTGATAGCAATTTTCACCTCATCGCTGCTAAAGAACAGGAAGGTGGCGCTGCTATTTGCTTTTATACTTACCGTGTTTTATGGCTTCATATTTATTATCATACAATTGGAGGAGCTTTCCCTGCTGTTTGGAAGTGTTGCCCTGTTCATTATCATCGCAACACTGATGTATTTCTCCCGAAAAATCAACTGGTATAAACACTAA
- a CDS encoding winged helix-turn-helix domain-containing protein, producing the protein MKVPFEKLDKAFENRLRLQIMSVLMVNDRYDFNSLKELLDTTDGNLASHLKGLEKEEYILVHKTFLGRKPNTTYAATEKGKTAFKQHLDALEKLIKQQKSN; encoded by the coding sequence GTGAAAGTCCCCTTTGAAAAATTAGATAAAGCTTTTGAGAACCGCTTAAGGCTGCAGATCATGAGCGTGCTGATGGTAAACGACCGGTACGACTTTAACTCGTTAAAGGAACTGCTGGATACCACCGACGGTAACCTGGCATCGCACCTGAAAGGGCTGGAGAAAGAGGAATATATCCTGGTGCATAAAACATTCCTGGGCCGGAAGCCTAACACCACTTACGCCGCTACCGAAAAAGGAAAAACGGCCTTTAAACAGCACCTGGATGCGTTGGAGAAATTAATTAAACAACAAAAATCAAATTGA
- a CDS encoding TetR/AcrR family transcriptional regulator — protein MEADKIKESIKRAAQELFRKFGYHKTSVNEIARKAKIAKATIYKYFESKEDVLHSLLMDYIKVSVNDLIHSNTHEDDEEAHLNTLIMKTCRLSYTVCNEFIGWDFIRESANSQAFLKNLSNELEEMLVNAFSQLSGLRKQENYLKRLHFLIKCSKSIVFSFAFTSVSDSDVRKNFVSFQKDILPYLVKAAITI, from the coding sequence ATGGAAGCTGACAAAATAAAAGAAAGTATAAAGCGGGCCGCGCAGGAACTGTTTCGCAAATTTGGTTATCATAAAACCAGTGTTAACGAAATTGCCAGGAAAGCAAAAATTGCTAAAGCCACTATTTATAAGTATTTCGAGAGTAAAGAGGATGTTTTGCACTCCCTCCTGATGGACTACATTAAGGTAAGTGTTAACGACCTGATCCACAGCAATACCCACGAGGATGATGAGGAGGCGCATTTAAATACCCTGATCATGAAAACCTGCCGCCTCAGTTACACCGTGTGCAATGAGTTTATCGGCTGGGATTTCATCCGCGAATCGGCCAATTCGCAGGCTTTTCTTAAAAACTTATCCAACGAACTGGAGGAAATGCTGGTAAATGCGTTCAGCCAGTTAAGCGGACTGCGCAAACAGGAAAATTATTTAAAGCGGCTGCACTTTTTAATTAAATGCAGCAAAAGTATCGTGTTCAGCTTTGCATTTACCTCGGTGAGTGATTCGGATGTGCGCAAAAACTTTGTTTCTTTTCAGAAAGACATCTTGCCTTATTTGGTGAAGGCTGCGATAACGATATGA
- a CDS encoding Rieske (2Fe-2S) protein, which produces MRKWILLSAIAISCLSCVKSGGVIPNVAVNFQAATTDPRFSALNVPGGAVLVNGYGVAGLILYREADGSYAAYDRCSTVDPSKLCAVTLDAGNFTVTDPCSGGKWALSSGNPVKAPAVTSLKAYSIEVSNFEIFVSN; this is translated from the coding sequence ATGAGGAAATGGATCCTGCTGTCCGCTATCGCAATAAGCTGCCTTTCGTGTGTAAAAAGCGGGGGCGTTATACCAAACGTTGCCGTAAATTTCCAGGCGGCAACCACCGACCCGCGCTTCAGCGCGCTGAATGTTCCCGGCGGCGCGGTGCTGGTAAATGGCTATGGCGTGGCCGGGCTGATTTTGTACCGCGAAGCAGATGGCAGTTACGCCGCTTACGATCGCTGCAGCACCGTAGATCCTTCAAAACTTTGCGCCGTTACCCTTGATGCCGGAAACTTTACCGTTACCGACCCCTGTAGCGGCGGCAAATGGGCCCTATCCAGCGGAAACCCGGTTAAAGCGCCGGCGGTAACCTCGCTCAAAGCCTACAGCATTGAGGTAAGTAACTTTGAGATATTTGTTTCGAATTGA
- the pheS gene encoding phenylalanine--tRNA ligase subunit alpha, giving the protein MQDKIDQYTKEINAFLAANAEELETFRIKFLGTKGVIKDLFEQFKTVGTEEKRTFGKVLNQFKQLAEAKYNEVKETFDSGLKTEDLGLDLTLPGDGFNTGSRHPLSLVRIEIIDIFKRLGFVVAEGPEIEDDWHNFSALNFPEEHPARDMQDTFFIKKNSGKDDIALRTHTSSVQVRMMENGKPPFRAIMPGRVYRNEAISARAHCFFHQVEGLYIDENVSFADLKQTLYHFVQELYGADFKVRFRPSYFPFTEPSAEMDISCTICKGAGCNMCKYTGWVEILGCGMVDPNVLENCNIDSKKYTGFAFGMGIERIANLKYVIRDLRLFSENDVRFLKQFKTEII; this is encoded by the coding sequence ATGCAAGATAAAATAGACCAATATACCAAAGAGATCAACGCTTTTTTAGCAGCTAATGCCGAAGAACTGGAAACCTTCCGCATTAAATTTTTAGGGACCAAAGGCGTTATAAAAGATCTTTTTGAACAGTTTAAAACTGTCGGCACTGAAGAAAAACGTACGTTCGGGAAAGTTTTAAACCAGTTTAAACAGCTGGCTGAAGCAAAATACAATGAAGTTAAGGAAACTTTTGACTCAGGACTGAAGACTGAAGACTTAGGACTTGACCTTACGCTTCCCGGAGATGGATTTAACACCGGCTCCCGTCATCCCTTATCCCTGGTAAGAATTGAGATCATTGATATTTTTAAAAGGTTAGGCTTCGTAGTGGCCGAAGGGCCCGAAATTGAAGACGACTGGCATAATTTCTCTGCCTTAAACTTCCCTGAAGAACATCCGGCAAGAGATATGCAGGATACTTTCTTTATTAAAAAGAACAGCGGCAAGGATGATATCGCGCTGCGCACCCATACTTCATCGGTACAGGTACGGATGATGGAAAACGGCAAACCGCCGTTCCGGGCTATTATGCCGGGCAGGGTTTACCGCAACGAGGCCATTTCGGCCCGGGCGCATTGCTTTTTTCACCAGGTGGAAGGTTTGTATATTGATGAAAACGTATCGTTCGCAGATTTGAAACAAACCCTTTATCATTTTGTGCAGGAACTTTACGGGGCTGATTTTAAAGTACGCTTCAGGCCATCTTATTTCCCTTTTACTGAGCCATCGGCCGAAATGGATATCTCCTGCACTATTTGTAAGGGCGCAGGTTGCAACATGTGCAAATACACCGGCTGGGTGGAGATATTGGGTTGTGGTATGGTTGACCCCAACGTTTTGGAGAACTGCAATATCGACAGCAAAAAATACACCGGCTTCGCTTTCGGTATGGGGATAGAAAGAATTGCCAACTTAAAATATGTGATACGCGATCTGCGTTTATTCTCTGAGAACGATGTTCGCTTTCTGAAGCAATTTAAAACTGAGATCATATGA
- a CDS encoding PIN domain-containing protein — protein sequence MVFKRLFADSDVLLDLLLNRDPFHFYSEILIMECFKNDIVLNTSALIIANIYYLLSRQIGAKASRKKIADLIKAVKILPLEGDIVDIALASDFPDFEDAMQFFIAERYHCDAIITRNIKDYKHSTIPVLTAEQFLRKL from the coding sequence ATGGTCTTTAAGCGTTTATTTGCCGATAGCGATGTTCTATTGGACTTACTTTTAAATCGAGATCCTTTTCATTTTTATTCGGAGATCTTGATCATGGAATGTTTCAAAAATGATATTGTGCTTAACACGTCGGCATTGATCATTGCAAACATTTATTATTTGTTATCCAGGCAGATCGGTGCAAAGGCCAGCAGAAAAAAAATAGCTGACTTAATAAAGGCAGTAAAAATTCTGCCCCTTGAAGGTGACATCGTGGATATAGCATTAGCAAGCGATTTCCCGGATTTTGAAGACGCAATGCAATTTTTCATCGCCGAGCGCTATCATTGTGACGCCATCATCACTCGTAATATTAAAGACTACAAACATTCAACCATACCGGTTTTAACAGCCGAACAATTTTTAAGAAAATTATAA